One genomic window of Arachis hypogaea cultivar Tifrunner chromosome 8, arahy.Tifrunner.gnm2.J5K5, whole genome shotgun sequence includes the following:
- the LOC112707129 gene encoding uncharacterized protein, translating into MAGIAILLDLWRKNQNFGSGLHSPQAFQSSAFFSASAAVGAAASFTAGTTGFASRALFGSPVAYCDAGSAVSEDYISGLQSTSKGIYNNDGALRYSTTKHYNVELKPLFSAFEFRPFMMTSLRSFLMFYLPLLEPRAEMEDDDFLEEREEQPTDLVVPFKKSVKQIIRETTVVTTRRILERIAFHYFSQRMAWKILKDVPKSATRKAARNMAYHVYFFCVSRTTFRGHMLGVAASWIVQVGIDVYRFFKPILKSTDDVGDIVDKSEQVAILGQKIFIATVRCSSSLIFASIGAGIGATLIRPSLGQWIGCAAGDLAGPIIVAYCADQLFQVRFS; encoded by the exons ATGGCTGGAATAGCTATACTTCTAGATTTGTGGAGGAAAAACCAAAACTTTGGCTCTGGTTTGCACTCTCCACAAGCCTTTCAGTCTTCTGCTTTTTTCTCTGCTTCTGCTGCTGTTGGTGCTGCAGCTTCTTTTACTGCTGGTACCACTGGCTTTGCCTCAAGGGCTTTGTTTGG GTCTCCAGTTGCTTATTGCGATGCTGGTTCAGCAGTATCTGAAGATTATATTTCTGGTCTGCAAAGTACTTCTAAAGGGATTTATAATAATGATGGTGCTCTAAGATATAGTACTACCAAACATTACAATGTGGAGCTTAAGCCTCTATTCTCTGCTTTTGAATTTAGGCCATTCATGATGACATCGCTAAGGTCATTCTTAATGTTCTATTTGCCTCTTTTGGAGCCTCGTGCTGAAATGGAAGATGATGATTTCCTTGAGGAGAGGGAAGAACAACCAACTGATCTGGTTGTCCCCTTCAAGAAATCAGTGAAGCAAATCATCCGAGAG ACAACCGTTGTGACGACTAGAAGGATTTTAGAAAGAATtgcttttcattatttttcacaAAGAATGGCATGGAAAATTCTTAAAG ATGTCCCTAAATCAGCTACTCGCAAGGCTGCGAGGAATATGGCTTATCATGTTTACTTCTTTTGTGTGAGCagaacaacttttagag GACACATGCTTGGCGTTGCAGCATCATGGATTGTCCAAGTAGGCATTGATGTGTACCGGTTTTTTAAACCGATTCTCAAGTCCACAGATGATGTGGGTGACATTGTTGACAAATCCGAACAAGTTGCAATTCTTGGGCAGAAAATTTTCATTGCTACAGTTAGGTGTTCGTCGTCTCTAATCTTTGCTTCCATAGGAGCTGGCATCGGTGCTACCCTTATTCGTCCATCGCTTGGCCAGTGGATTG ggtgtgctgCTGGTGATTTGGCTGGTCCCATTATTGTAGCATATTGTGCCGACCAACTATTTCAAGTGAGATTTTCCTAA